A genome region from Proteus vulgaris includes the following:
- a CDS encoding terminase large subunit, producing MSRKSYPNVNAANQYARDVVRGKIVACQYVIDACQRHIDDMAQEKSRKFRYRFDKDLAEQAAKFIQLLPHTKGEWAFKRMPITLEPWQLFIVCSAFGWVQKGTKLRRFREVYTEIPRKNGKSAISAGVALYCFTCDNEFGAEVYSGATTEKQAWEVFRPAKLMCKRTPLLTEAFGIEVNAKNMNRPEDGARFEPLIGDPGDGQSPHCAIVDEYHEHDTDSLYTTMLTGMGARRQPLMWAITTAGYNIEGPCYDKRREVIEMLNGTVPNDELFGVIYTVDEKDDWTDPNTLKKANPNMGVSVYSEFLISQQNRAKNNPRLASIFKTKHLNIWVSARSAFFNMLSWRACEDKTLTLEMFEGQSCYQSLDLARKIDMNSRVKLFTREIEGKRHYYCISPSFYVPYNAVFSADIENQRTAERFKKWVETKHLTLTDGAEIDYRVILEDAIADNLNTPISESPIDPHGATNLSHHLADEGLNPITIVQNYTNMSDPMKELEAAIASGRFHHDGNPIMTWCMGNVVGKYLPGNDDVVRPIKEQNENKIDGAVALIMAIGRAMLHEERDFLSSLDPNEDLLFL from the coding sequence ATGAGCCGTAAATCTTACCCGAACGTCAATGCGGCAAATCAATATGCGCGTGATGTGGTGCGTGGCAAGATTGTGGCATGTCAGTATGTGATTGATGCCTGCCAGCGACATATTGATGATATGGCGCAAGAGAAATCGCGAAAATTTCGCTATCGATTTGATAAGGATTTAGCAGAGCAAGCTGCAAAGTTTATTCAGTTATTGCCCCACACCAAAGGTGAGTGGGCATTTAAACGAATGCCTATTACGCTTGAACCTTGGCAGCTATTTATCGTTTGTAGTGCATTTGGGTGGGTTCAAAAAGGAACAAAACTTCGTCGCTTTCGTGAAGTGTATACCGAAATTCCGCGTAAAAATGGGAAATCAGCTATTTCCGCAGGCGTTGCGCTGTATTGCTTTACTTGTGATAACGAATTTGGTGCGGAGGTTTATTCTGGTGCTACGACAGAAAAACAAGCATGGGAAGTATTTAGACCAGCTAAGTTGATGTGTAAGCGCACTCCGTTGTTAACCGAGGCATTTGGCATTGAAGTTAATGCAAAAAACATGAATCGCCCTGAAGATGGGGCGCGTTTTGAACCGCTGATTGGTGACCCAGGTGATGGTCAATCTCCACATTGTGCAATTGTGGATGAATACCATGAGCATGATACTGACTCCCTTTACACAACGATGCTAACAGGAATGGGTGCTAGACGTCAGCCGTTGATGTGGGCTATCACAACAGCGGGTTATAATATCGAAGGACCATGTTACGATAAGCGCCGTGAAGTGATCGAAATGCTCAATGGAACAGTGCCTAATGATGAATTATTTGGTGTCATTTATACCGTTGATGAAAAAGATGATTGGACTGATCCGAATACACTGAAGAAAGCTAATCCCAATATGGGGGTTTCTGTTTATAGTGAGTTTCTTATTAGTCAGCAAAATAGAGCTAAAAACAACCCTCGATTAGCCAGTATTTTCAAAACTAAACATTTAAATATCTGGGTTTCTGCTCGTTCGGCTTTCTTTAACATGTTGAGTTGGCGAGCGTGTGAGGATAAAACACTCACGTTAGAGATGTTTGAAGGTCAGTCTTGCTATCAAAGTCTTGACTTAGCTAGAAAAATAGATATGAATTCGCGGGTAAAGTTGTTTACTCGTGAAATAGAAGGCAAGCGTCATTATTACTGCATTTCACCTAGTTTTTATGTGCCTTACAATGCAGTTTTTAGTGCTGATATTGAAAATCAGCGTACTGCAGAACGATTTAAAAAATGGGTAGAAACAAAACATTTAACCCTCACTGATGGTGCGGAGATTGATTACCGCGTTATTTTGGAAGATGCAATAGCAGATAATCTCAATACACCCATTAGTGAAAGCCCAATTGATCCTCATGGAGCAACTAACTTATCGCATCATTTAGCCGATGAGGGGCTAAACCCTATCACAATCGTTCAAAACTACACAAATATGTCAGATCCAATGAAAGAGCTTGAAGCTGCAATTGCTTCTGGGCGCTTTCATCATGATGGTAATCCGATTATGACATGGTGTATGGGGAATGTGGTTGGTAAATATCTACCAGGTAATGACGATGTGGTGAGGCCCATTAAAGAGCAGAACGAGAACAAAATTGACGGTGCAGTTGCATTAATTATGGCAATTGGGCGAGCAATGCTACATGAAGAGCGTGACTTCCTTTCCTCTTTAGATCCTAACGAAGACCTTTTATTCCTATGA
- a CDS encoding phage terminase small subunit P27 family: MAGTPGKSGRRPKPTARKELAGNPGKRALNKDEPVFTPLKGVTPPDWFTENKLELAVVMWEVTIKELCGQGILCITDLAVLERWCVAYHIWRNAVIAIMRDGTRLIGATGGPIKNPDLTTKKEQESEMDRTGAMLGLDPSSRQRLIGLAGQKKQDNPFMRIISS, translated from the coding sequence ATGGCTGGCACTCCGGGCAAATCTGGTCGTCGCCCGAAGCCTACCGCCAGAAAAGAATTGGCCGGTAATCCGGGGAAACGAGCGCTCAATAAAGACGAGCCGGTATTCACACCATTAAAAGGTGTGACGCCACCAGATTGGTTTACCGAAAACAAACTAGAGCTTGCTGTTGTTATGTGGGAAGTCACAATCAAGGAGCTTTGTGGTCAAGGCATATTATGTATTACTGATCTCGCTGTGCTTGAACGTTGGTGTGTCGCCTATCATATTTGGCGTAATGCGGTAATTGCGATCATGCGTGATGGTACTCGCTTAATTGGCGCCACGGGAGGGCCAATAAAAAATCCTGATTTAACGACAAAAAAAGAACAAGAAAGTGAAATGGATCGTACGGGCGCAATGCTGGGTTTAGATCCGAGTAGTCGTCAGCGATTAATTGGTCTTGCGGGGCAAAAAAAGCAAGATAACCCCTTTATGAGGATTATTTCATCATGA
- a CDS encoding HNH endonuclease: MPPRIPRACRKQGCAKTTTERNGYCEDHQNLGWETHQQGKNRHQRGYGTRWDKLRARILKRDKYLCQECLRVGRATEAKTVDHIIAKAHGGTDAEDNLQSLCIQCHRTKTAKERI, translated from the coding sequence ATGCCTCCTCGAATACCAAGAGCGTGTCGCAAACAGGGATGCGCCAAGACAACAACAGAACGTAATGGTTACTGCGAAGATCATCAGAACCTAGGATGGGAAACCCACCAGCAAGGCAAGAACCGTCATCAACGTGGCTACGGTACCAGATGGGATAAGTTACGAGCACGTATACTCAAACGTGATAAGTATTTGTGTCAGGAATGCTTAAGAGTAGGACGAGCAACTGAAGCGAAAACAGTCGACCATATCATTGCTAAGGCACATGGGGGTACCGATGCAGAAGATAATCTGCAGTCGCTATGCATTCAATGTCATAGAACTAAGACAGCGAAAGAAAGAATTTAG
- a CDS encoding lysis protein translates to MKYWKIYIVIVMVGIVAGGCVLINAQAKRINTLTDNNKKLTATLEEQKAINTDYQVRIERLNQLDIRHTQELVNAKNEINTLRDAVNSGNKRVYVKAECPAVTKNSTESRSNETTARLNKAVEQDYLRLREMIVENEQQTLYLQDYIRTECTQ, encoded by the coding sequence ATGAAATACTGGAAAATTTACATTGTCATTGTGATGGTGGGTATTGTTGCTGGTGGTTGCGTGCTGATTAATGCACAAGCTAAAAGAATTAACACGCTGACAGATAACAATAAAAAACTTACCGCCACACTTGAAGAGCAGAAGGCTATCAATACTGACTATCAAGTACGTATAGAGCGACTCAATCAGCTTGATATAAGGCACACACAGGAGCTTGTTAATGCAAAGAATGAAATCAACACTCTTCGTGATGCTGTTAACTCTGGTAATAAGCGGGTGTACGTCAAAGCCGAGTGTCCAGCAGTCACCAAGAATTCCACCGAAAGCAGAAGCAATGAAACCACCGCACGACTTAACAAAGCAGTTGAACAAGATTATTTACGTCTCAGAGAAATGATAGTCGAGAACGAGCAGCAAACTTTGTATTTACAGGATTACATTAGAACGGAGTGTACTCAATGA
- a CDS encoding lysozyme, with translation MNLKQKVAAVASAGAVSIAITVIGYFEGVRYEPYRDVAGVLTVCYGHTGSDIIQGKTYTQQECDELLQKDFIRTQQQVDVLVKVPLDDKTKASLYSFAFNVGTSAFARSTLLKKLNAGDQYGACEEMKRWVYAGGKVWRGLVSRRDAESALCHGNL, from the coding sequence ATGAATCTAAAACAGAAGGTAGCTGCAGTTGCGAGTGCAGGTGCGGTAAGTATTGCGATAACAGTAATTGGTTACTTTGAAGGTGTGCGTTATGAACCTTACCGCGATGTTGCCGGAGTTCTGACGGTTTGTTATGGACACACAGGGAGTGACATCATTCAAGGCAAGACATACACACAGCAAGAGTGTGATGAATTACTGCAGAAAGACTTTATTAGAACGCAACAACAAGTTGATGTCCTGGTTAAAGTTCCATTGGATGATAAAACAAAAGCTTCTCTATATTCCTTCGCATTCAATGTCGGCACTTCAGCTTTTGCACGTTCTACATTGCTAAAGAAATTAAACGCAGGTGATCAGTATGGCGCTTGTGAAGAAATGAAGCGCTGGGTTTATGCGGGCGGAAAGGTTTGGCGAGGGTTAGTCAGTCGTAGAGATGCGGAGTCAGCACTATGTCATGGAAATCTTTAA
- a CDS encoding bacteriophage protein — MRMEKLTNATYGTAGLTAFFASLSLYEWGFVIGMGFSMLLGLATYFMTQREQRKRTALFAELVHRNCSSDPQDIEKIVGEMLTKAKKDI, encoded by the coding sequence ATGCGCATGGAAAAATTGACCAATGCTACCTACGGAACAGCTGGCTTAACTGCCTTTTTTGCAAGTCTCTCACTTTATGAATGGGGATTTGTAATAGGGATGGGATTCAGCATGCTCCTTGGATTAGCAACTTATTTTATGACACAGCGAGAACAGCGGAAACGAACAGCGCTATTTGCTGAATTAGTTCATCGAAATTGTTCTAGTGATCCGCAAGACATAGAAAAGATAGTTGGCGAGATGCTGACTAAAGCTAAAAAGGACATTTAA